Within the Bacteroidales bacterium genome, the region CCGAAACAAAACAGGTATAGTTCCTTTTACGCACGGCTTCATAGTATATTTCAACAGCCCAGTCGGTAGTGCCGCCTCCGGCCTCAGTCTTATAACTGATGAGCCCGGGATAACGCAAACTTCTTATATCAATTCCGTATCGTTTGCTGTAATATTCGCACCAGCGTTCACCGGCAAGCTTACTGATACCATAAACAGTTGACGGTTCCATTATGGTCAGCTGAGGTGTCTTATCTTTTGGTGTTGTAGGTCCGAACACTGCTATAGAGCTTGGCCAGAATATTTTTTTTACATCCTCAACCAGCTTGGCAACCTCTAGAATATTCATGAGGCTGTCCATATTGATATGCCAGGCCTGCGTGGGTAATTTTTCCGCGTTGCCTGACAGTACGGCAGCCAGGTGATAAATCTGTGTGATTTTATTTCGAATTACGAAATGAATCAGGTGCTTGTCGTCCATGACATCAAGCAACTGAAAAGGCCCGCTTTCCTTAATATCCGACGGTGCGTCCTTGACATCCGTTGCAAAAACATTTGAATTGCCATAGATCTTCCTGAGTTCAAGCGTCAGTTCTGATCCAATCTGACCGGCAGCTCCTATAATAAGTATTCGTTCCATTATGCAGTAAATTCGGTCGAAGTTAACTCAAAATGAAAACCAAAAAAAATGACCTTTGGCATGAAAAAAGCCCGAAACCGGGCCGGATCAATTTTAATATGACGAACGCACTTTATAAATTGCCGATAATGTAATAATTTTATAACCCGGGAAAACAAATAAAAATATCCAGAAAACTATGCAGTATAACAAGTCCAGTAAGGTAGAAGAGTACTTCAGCAGTATTCACACGGATTTCAATTTAAGTAGCCAGTATCATAAGATTCCTGTAATTGTGGTGGAGAATTATGTCGAGTTAGGACAGCTGTCTGCACTGCGGTTCCTGGAATGGGTAAGCCTGAACCCGGGCGGTGTGATAGCACTTCCCACGGGCAGAACCCCTGAATTTTTCATCCGGTGGGTACAGTTCTACCTCAACAATTGGAAAAAGGAAATGGATAACGGAATCCTGGCTAAAATTGGGCTTGACAAGAAGCTTATGCCTGATATGAAATCATTGCAATTCTATCAGCTTGATGAATTCTTCCCCATTAAGCCTGAACATGAGCGTTCATTCACCTACTTTGTCAAGAATTTTTATATTGACGGGTTCGGGATGGATCCGAAAAAGGTTCACCTGATCAATACATATGATATACCTGCACAAGCCGGGGCTGAATTCAGCCGGTTTCATAACCTTGATGAGATTTTCCCCGACGGGGTGATTGACCTGAGCTTGCGTATAAAGAAACCGAAAACTGAAAAGGACCAGCTGAAACAGAAAGCCATCAAATTATATGATCAATTCTGCCAGGATTATGAAGATTCAATCGAGCGGCAGGGTGGCATTGGCTTTTTCCTCGGAGGAATCGGGCCCGACGGGCATGTTGCATTCAATGTAAAAGGATCAGCGCATCATTCCCATACCCGGCTTACCAATATTAATTACGAAACGCAGGCCGCTGCTGCGTCTGACCTTGGAGGCATTGAAGTGGTTCGTAAAAAGGCTGTAATTACAATCGGCCTGAGAACTATCACCCAGAACCCCGATACCGTGGCTGTCATTATTGCTGCCGGCCAGTCAAAGTCAGAACAGGTACGGAATGCCGTTGAGCTTGACCCGACAATAACTTACCCGGCCACCAGCCTGCAGAAACTTAAAAGCGCCCGTTTCTTCATTACACAGAGCGCAGCTTCATTATTACGCCTGAGCGAGGGCAATATCAAACAACTTTATAAAGCCAAAAAGCTTCCGGTAAGCTATTATGAAAAGCTTGTCCTTGACGGTGCTGAAAAAAACAATCTTTCGCTTGTGGAAGCCTCAAGGCTGGATATCAGCAAGGTTTCAAAGGAAATCCCGGAATGGAAAATCGCTTGTGATTTAAGCGGCAAGCCTTTTGACGCACTCAGCGGTGAAATAATCCGTTCGCTGTTTGATAAAATTCAGCATGGACTTAAAGTTCCGGATAACCAAAGGATCCTGCATACGGCTCCGCACCACGATGATATTGAGCTTGCCTATTTCCCGCTTTTACATCACCTGGTTCGTTCACCCAATAACGAAAATTATTTTGTATACTGCACCAGCGGCTTTACTGCGGTTACAAACCAGTATGTGATTGAAAGACTTGAAAATCTTCAATACCAGATCCTTTGCAATAATGGAATCGACAATAACGATATTGAAAACCTGGCTGATTACAGTAATGCCCAGGAAGACATAACAGGTTACCTGAACGGGATTGCTTCGCAGGAGCCGGATATCCAGGATTATTTCATCAGCAGACGCCTTACCAGGTTGTTCTTAAATCATCTTAAAACAAAAGACCTCACTAAGCTTTCCGAATTTGTTGCGAAGCTTATCAGTGACCTTAAAGTGATTGAACCGGGCAGGAGCGAACCCCCGATTTATCACCTGATAAAAGGCTGGCTTCGTGAGTATGAAGCAGAGCTTGTATGGGCCTATTTCGGCATTGACATGGATCATGTAACCCACCTCAGGCTTCCATTCTATTCAGCCAATATTTTCCCGCAATACCCCAATGAAGAGGATGTGCAGCCCATTGTGGACCTGCTTGAAAAAATAAGGCCGACTATAATTACCCTGGCACTTGACCCGGAAGGAAGCGGACCCGACACGCATTATAAAACACTCATTGCCCTGGCCGATGCAATCGACAAGTATGCCTCAGAGCACCAGACGATGGATCTGCATATCTGGGGATACCGGAATATATGGTCACGCTACCAGATTCATGAAGTGAACAAGATTGTCCCCGTATCGCTGAATTCATTTGCTGTACTTCACAACATGTTCAACAGCTGCTTCCTGAGCCAGAAATCGGCTTCATTCCCAAGCTATGAACTTGACGGAACATTCAGTGAACTGGCACAAAAGATATGGGTGGATCAGTTCGACAACCTGACAGAGCTTTTAGGAAAGGAATATTTTTACGAAAGTACAAGTCCCATGATGCGTCGCAGCTACGGGGCTATTTACCTGAAAGATATGACGTACAAAGAATTCTGTGATTACCTTGTACCGGTACGCAGTCTTCTGAAAGCCAAAGAATCGCTGGGCGGGGAATAAAACCAACCTGTCAGCGTCCGAAGGACCTGACAGCGTTGGTTTTATTCAGAAGACGTCTATAACGGTCCGCTCGGAGGGACCTGACAGCGTTATTTATTTGAATCAATCCAATGAAGATAAATCCTAAAACGCTGACAGGTCTTCGACGCTGTCAGGTTTTACACCGGATCTAAAACAACAAAAAAGGCCGCTCAATTGAGCGGCCTTTTTGTATTATTTGTGACCGATATATTCTAGTAGAACATTCTCCTGTTATCCTTTACCTTGGCCAATTCTTTCAATGCTTCAAAAGCATAGTAATTGGTACGGGCAGCATAATTACGTTCAACAAAGTTCCGGTTCATATCAACCTGTGTATTGTTTTCGGTTGACTGAGGTGCAACGACGTTATTTACGTAAAGAACATAAACTCCGTTTTCACCGATAATGGGCTTTGAAACAACGCCTTTTTCCAATGAAAGGGCTGCCGCAACAACTTTCGGTTCAACACCGGCATTTCCGAGTGTGGATGATGAGAATTTTATTCCGCTTACGGGCTCAACTGAAAGGCCCATACTGCCAGCAAGGTCATCCAGCGATTTGGCAGAACCTGACTTTTCATTGAACTGCGCTACGAGTGTTTCAGCTTTCTTCTCCTGCTTTACCCTGTTTTCTACATCAGCTTTAACCTCTTCGAGAGGAGCAATGCCTTCTTCCCGAATGTTTTCAACTGTAGCTACCACATAGCGGTCTTCAATTTTAAACACGGTTGAAACATCCTTTTTCTCGGCTTTATAGGCCCAGCTCACAAGCTGACGGGCAGATTGCATATCATTTACCCTTTTGTCCATAGGAGCAACGTTCAATGCGCTGCGTACGGTGAAACCTTTGGGATTGGCTACAGCCTGAACAAATTTGTCATAGTCATTATTCATGCCAGCAAATTCGTTGGCCTGCATATAGTAATCATGGTCGGTATTCTCACTGGCCGTAACCTTTTTTACAAGGGTAGCCACCTGAACCTTACGGGTAGGTTTCGACTGGTCAGTAACCTGTATTACATGGATTCCAAATTGTGTGGGAACCACTTTAACTTCGCCTTTCTTTGCAAGGAAACAGGAATCACTGAAGGGTTTTACCATTTTGCCTTCTGTAAACCAACCTACATCACCGCCAAGCTGTGCTGAGTTGTCGGAAGAGTACATCAGGGCCAGCTTTGAAAAATCTTCGCCTTTTCTTACAAGGGTAGCCAGACTGTCAGCCAGTTTAAACATGGCCTGTGCATTGGCCTGTGTGGCACGTAATAAAATATGCCTTGCCTTCACCGAGTCGGGCAGGTAGTTCACAGCTGCCAGCCGGGAGATACGGTATGAATTGTCAGTGAAATAAGGGCCAAAAGATGCACCAACCGATGCATTGAACAAGGCCTTATTGAGTGTGTCAGAAAGCTCGCCTTCTTTATAATTTTTCTGATCAAAAGGAACGTCAGATTCGGTATTTACGAACTGAACCGGATTATCAGCTTTTTCAAAATCAGGGGCAATGTCATTGATCCATTGCTCAGCATATTTGAAATCGGCCTGTGAAGGAACCACTTCATAATATACATATCTCAGGTCACGTGATTCGCTCTGTTTAAACAGGTTTTTATTCTCCTTGTAATACTTTTCAAGGTCGCTTTTTGAAACCTGTATCGATGAATCAGAAACTGTACTGAAGTTTTTAACGATGAAATTCACATCAGCGGTCTTTGATGATTCCATCTGCTGACGTTCTGCGTCAAATTTTGTGGCATATAATCCCTGCCGTACCAGGTTCAGGTATTTTATATTCTTTCTTTGCCTGTAAATTTCATCTTCAAGGAAGTTATAATACCTTTTCTCATCCGATGTTTCATCCTCGGCACTTACGCGTTGCAGGAAAGCACTTAATGCCTGCCGGTTCAAAATGCCTGTCTGAGGATCGGTAAAAAGCTGGGCAAGGGCCGGGTGCGGGTTTTCACCCATTATTAAATTAGCAAGCTCTTCGGACGAAACTTCCACGCCAAGACGGTTGTATTGTTTGTCGAGTATCATATCCTGGATCATATTATCCCACGTTACCGTGCGAATCTGATCCATTGTCTGTTCGTCAACACTCATCTGACCACTCTGGAGCTTCTGGATATCTTCCAGTTTTTTTACCTTATTCTCATATTCCGTATATGGAACAGATTTGCCGGAAACTTCGGCTATTTCATATTTGGAACGTGTAAACAATGATCCCGATGAATCGAGTAAATCGCTCAACACAAAAGCAAGCAATGCCAAACCAATTATGATAGCCAGTAAAAGTCCGGCTCTGACTCTCAGCTTTTCTAAAACTGCCATGTAAAACTCAGGTTAAAATGTTCAAAAAAATAGGGTACGAATATAGCAATTAATCTTATTTAAAAGAATGAAAATAAAAAATTAGCATCCATCGCAAACAGGTGAATTAAGGCATTTTCACCGGATTATTCATGTAACGATTTTACCTGTACCAGATCAATACGGGTGCGGCTTACTTTCAAAATCCGGAATTCAAATTTGTCCGTCACTATTTTATCATTTACTTTGGGAATGCTCTGGTGCTGGAAAATAATGTATCCTGCCAGTGTATCATATTCTTCCGATTCGGGTAGGTTCAGGTCATATTTGTCGTTCAGGTAATCAATCTCAAGCCGGCCTGAAAAAATGAACTGACCTTTTTCCGGATTCTTCTCGATAAATTCATCCACATCATGTTCGTCGTCAATCTCACCGAAAATTTCTTCCATGATGTCCTCAATGGTGATCAAACCTGAAATCCCGCCAAACTCATCAACTACCATGGCCATGCTTCGTCTTTCCTGGATGAATTTTTTAAGCAGTTTATTGGCCGCCATGGTTTCAGGCACATAGGAAATGCTCAGCAGCATCGACCTTATGTCACGAGGATTCTTAAAGAGGTCTTTTGAAGTCACGTATCCGATAACATCATCCAGGTCATTTTCAAATACGGGCATTTTTGAAAAACCGCTATCAATGAATTCATGCCTGAGAGTTTCAATTGAGTCCTTTGCTCCTACCGATACAATTTCTGTTCGGGGAATCATGCAATCCCGGATCCGTACATTCGAAAAATCAAGTGCATTCTGAAACAGCTTGATTTCATCCGTTTCTTCACTGTTCGATTCGCCCTTGTTGTCCTGGATTTCATCGATAAGGTGGTTCAGATCGACCTTGCCAAAAACCATCTGATCGTATTTGTTGACGGTGTCCGATCGGATAATTGATTTGAGGATCCAGTTAGACAACCTGTGAATAACGATGCTTACCGGGTAGAGCACAATGAAAATCAGCAAAAGAGGGAACGACATGATTCTTAGGGCCAGGTTCGGATTGATCCGTACGATTGCTTTCGGAAGAAATTCTGCAAGGAAAAGGATCAGTAAA harbors:
- a CDS encoding NAD-dependent epimerase/dehydratase family protein — encoded protein: MERILIIGAAGQIGSELTLELRKIYGNSNVFATDVKDAPSDIKESGPFQLLDVMDDKHLIHFVIRNKITQIYHLAAVLSGNAEKLPTQAWHINMDSLMNILEVAKLVEDVKKIFWPSSIAVFGPTTPKDKTPQLTIMEPSTVYGISKLAGERWCEYYSKRYGIDIRSLRYPGLISYKTEAGGGTTDWAVEIYYEAVRKRNYTCFVSESMEMPMMFMEDAIGATIRLMETDKANLNCHSSYNITGPSLTPRQTAVDIRRHIPGFDITYKPDFRQSIAESWPNSIDDSELRTSIVWKPKYDLQHITDRMIEEIRKKPVNGNR
- a CDS encoding SurA N-terminal domain-containing protein, whose protein sequence is MAVLEKLRVRAGLLLAIIIGLALLAFVLSDLLDSSGSLFTRSKYEIAEVSGKSVPYTEYENKVKKLEDIQKLQSGQMSVDEQTMDQIRTVTWDNMIQDMILDKQYNRLGVEVSSEELANLIMGENPHPALAQLFTDPQTGILNRQALSAFLQRVSAEDETSDEKRYYNFLEDEIYRQRKNIKYLNLVRQGLYATKFDAERQQMESSKTADVNFIVKNFSTVSDSSIQVSKSDLEKYYKENKNLFKQSESRDLRYVYYEVVPSQADFKYAEQWINDIAPDFEKADNPVQFVNTESDVPFDQKNYKEGELSDTLNKALFNASVGASFGPYFTDNSYRISRLAAVNYLPDSVKARHILLRATQANAQAMFKLADSLATLVRKGEDFSKLALMYSSDNSAQLGGDVGWFTEGKMVKPFSDSCFLAKKGEVKVVPTQFGIHVIQVTDQSKPTRKVQVATLVKKVTASENTDHDYYMQANEFAGMNNDYDKFVQAVANPKGFTVRSALNVAPMDKRVNDMQSARQLVSWAYKAEKKDVSTVFKIEDRYVVATVENIREEGIAPLEEVKADVENRVKQEKKAETLVAQFNEKSGSAKSLDDLAGSMGLSVEPVSGIKFSSSTLGNAGVEPKVVAAALSLEKGVVSKPIIGENGVYVLYVNNVVAPQSTENNTQVDMNRNFVERNYAARTNYYAFEALKELAKVKDNRRMFY
- a CDS encoding hemolysin family protein, yielding MNPFFTILLTLVLAAFFAGMEIAFLASNKLRLELDRKQGLISSKIIHIFQERSGQYIATIQLGNNIAIVIYSIFMSRSLQPFLSRFIASEFGIMIIQTLLSTLLILFLAEFLPKAIVRINPNLALRIMSFPLLLIFIVLYPVSIVIHRLSNWILKSIIRSDTVNKYDQMVFGKVDLNHLIDEIQDNKGESNSEETDEIKLFQNALDFSNVRIRDCMIPRTEIVSVGAKDSIETLRHEFIDSGFSKMPVFENDLDDVIGYVTSKDLFKNPRDIRSMLLSISYVPETMAANKLLKKFIQERRSMAMVVDEFGGISGLITIEDIMEEIFGEIDDEHDVDEFIEKNPEKGQFIFSGRLEIDYLNDKYDLNLPESEEYDTLAGYIIFQHQSIPKVNDKIVTDKFEFRILKVSRTRIDLVQVKSLHE